Proteins from a genomic interval of Amphiura filiformis chromosome 9, Afil_fr2py, whole genome shotgun sequence:
- the LOC140160483 gene encoding neuropeptides capa receptor-like has translation MGSSTSNQCTPGYIYNITLPRMVDFFLYDETERIVITIVNPIIFSIGLIGNLAFLFVMFRIPRMRTVTNIYLTNLACADIIFLSIAILDKLSRYYISPIAGDQLCIGQAGCRSLYTVMNAAYYASLYLITMVALEKYYAICKPIQHRLFGSKERSYKFILAGWIGAFAFACALLPGYWELLVTCVTWPKFGGDFSHLPNVFALCASIDDWAIVYVNGLQAGPFIITLILNTIMYVLIIKKVRQQTQITPGNTTNNSRDLRRTKIRNQVTIMLVINGVVFFVCLAPFQITSFTSIITRPIGKYLLTDAQYEMLLHVARIMTYINSAVNPYVYTISNARYRQAFKDAFLGCCMSKSRRQFANETMTEETQARSSNTTNTSKM, from the coding sequence ATGGGTTCATCAACAAGTAACCAATGTACTCCAGGATACATATACAACATCACCTTACCAAGAATGGTTGATTTCTTCCTTTACGATGAAACCGAACGTATTGTTATAACCATCGTCAACCCAATCATATTCAGTATTGGACTCATTGGAAATCTTGCCTTTCTTTTTGTTATGTTTCGAATCCCTCGCATGAGAACCGTTACTAATATATACCTCACAAATCTTGCATGTGCGGATATTATTTTTCTATCAATCGCTATTCTGGACAAATTGTCGCGATATTATATATCACCGATTGCTGGTGATCAATTATGCATCGGTCAAGCTGGATGTCGCAGTTTATATACAGTCATGAACGCAGCTTACTACGCTTCTCTCTACCTCATTACGATGGTCGCACTCGAGAAATACTATGCTATATGTAAACCAATTCAACATCGGTTATTTGGCAGCAAAGAGCGTTCTTACAAGTTCATTCTCGCAGGTTGGATCGGAGCATTTGCTTTCGCATGTGCACTGCTCCCAGGATATTGGGAATTGCTCGTCACCTGTGTTACTTGGCCTAAATTTGGTGGCGATTTTTCTCATCTTCCTAATGTTTTCGCCTTATGCGCGTCGATAGATGATTGGGCAATAGTGTACGTAAATGGACTGCAAGCGGGGCCATTTATTATTACATTGATTTTGAACACCATCATGTATGTTTTGATCATCAAAAAAGTGCGGCAACAAACTCAAATTACACCTGGCAACACTACAAATAACAGCCGTGATTTGCGACGCACCAAAATTCGAAACCAAGTTACCATAATGCTGGTTATAAATGGCGTGGTATTTTTCGTGTGTTTGGCGCCATTTCAAATAACTTCGTTTACATCAATAATAACTCGACCAATTGGAAAATATCTTCTGACAGATGCCCAGTACGAAATGCTTCTTCATGTGGCCCGAATTATGACGTACATCAACTCTGCGGTAAATCCATACGTGTATACCATAAGTAACGCTCGTTATCGACAAGCCTTTAAGGATGCGTTTTTGGGCTGCTGTATGAGCAAGTCTCGTCGACAGTTTGCTAATGAAACTATGACAGAAGAAACCCAAGCAAGAAGCAGCAATACAACTAATACCTCGAAAATGTAA